In a genomic window of Methanogenium sp. S4BF:
- a CDS encoding radical SAM protein, with product MTDSIMTGQFITELKIQDFKLWDEMKEKRACFSFTLELTARCNNNCTHCYINLPPNDAGARERELNADQIMDIADQAIALGAIWCNITGGEPLLRPDFTEIYLGLKKKGLLVSVMTNATLIHEEHVALFRRYPPRDIEITVYGVTKETYEAVSRIPGSYDAFMQGLTLLQDAGVKIRLKSMAIHSNLHETDKIAEFCRARTKDYYRFDPQLHLRMDHDPIRNEEIRNERLTPKEVVALEAADPDRREALANGCDRMIIPEFCNISCNHLFHCGAGIGDFVVSPDGMMRLCMSLCHHDCIYDLTTGTLADAWYNFIPKVRDMHSDDTTFLETCRKCPIINLCLWCPAHADIETGLLDGSVDYFCSVAHARAGSLGYTGTKPNFTTTEP from the coding sequence ATGACGGATAGTATCATGACGGGACAATTTATCACCGAACTAAAAATTCAGGACTTCAAACTCTGGGATGAAATGAAGGAAAAACGGGCATGCTTCTCCTTCACCCTTGAACTGACCGCACGGTGCAACAACAACTGCACACACTGTTACATCAACCTCCCGCCGAATGATGCAGGCGCACGGGAACGGGAGCTGAACGCCGACCAGATCATGGATATTGCCGATCAGGCCATCGCTCTCGGAGCGATCTGGTGCAATATTACCGGCGGCGAACCCCTGCTCAGGCCGGACTTCACGGAGATCTATCTCGGCCTGAAGAAGAAGGGACTCCTCGTATCGGTCATGACGAATGCGACCCTGATTCACGAAGAGCATGTGGCCTTATTCCGCAGGTATCCGCCGCGGGACATCGAGATCACCGTCTATGGCGTGACAAAAGAGACCTATGAAGCGGTCAGCCGCATCCCCGGCTCATATGATGCGTTCATGCAGGGCCTTACCCTCCTGCAGGATGCGGGTGTGAAGATCCGGCTCAAGTCCATGGCAATCCACTCAAACCTCCATGAAACAGACAAGATTGCTGAATTCTGCCGGGCACGGACCAAGGATTACTACCGATTCGATCCCCAGCTACACCTGAGAATGGATCATGACCCGATAAGAAATGAAGAAATCAGGAACGAGCGGCTTACCCCCAAAGAGGTTGTTGCACTGGAGGCAGCAGATCCTGACCGGCGGGAGGCACTTGCAAATGGTTGCGACAGGATGATCATTCCGGAATTCTGCAATATCAGCTGCAATCATCTCTTCCATTGCGGTGCCGGCATCGGCGATTTCGTCGTCAGCCCTGACGGGATGATGAGATTGTGTATGTCTCTCTGCCACCACGATTGCATCTATGACCTGACAACAGGGACGCTTGCAGACGCCTGGTACAATTTCATCCCGAAAGTGAGGGATATGCATTCAGATGATACAACATTTCTGGAGACCTGCCGGAAATGCCCAATCATCAATCTCTGCCTCTGGTGTCCGGCCCATGCCGATATCGAGACCGGCCTTCTGGACGGATCGGTTGACTACTTCTGTAGTGTCGCCCATGCACGGGCAGGGTCTCTCGGATATACCGGAACGAAACCGAATTTTACCACAACAGAACCCTGA
- a CDS encoding nucleotidyltransferase family protein, giving the protein MASPAPVQSIGFKHCAGQKSIRNLHTIVPLAGDPPNALLALPDDLLEYLLCIIRNTPVVPPACSTEEWDALLTLLRPHGIFPLLAFHLKEWDEECLPPKEIMAFFSRIFMEGCARNLRLGRQVRTVTTALEDAGIPAILLKGHALARTVYPDPALRHSSDIDILVKPDDIIRCEPIFEKLGYSCPNKTFHTSRYSAHHQNYYLPGKGIPVELHWVTDSGYGMFSPDWLDNAFDRKIPIHADDLSCYTLDPASHLTFLAYHHVFQHQSLRLDWVYDIASLMNSLRVPEDWETLRSTCVQNHIRIPLEIALTAGSLWAGAAIPEAFADFSGWGAASDREERLWRYAKNRGSCIHSGMYLTLQGMPSHYERVRYCYRFILPHRESMNHYKQSESPLDIPFSHIRRWMSIRNYKL; this is encoded by the coding sequence ATGGCGTCACCCGCACCGGTTCAGAGTATTGGATTTAAACATTGTGCCGGACAAAAATCCATCCGGAACCTCCACACAATCGTTCCATTGGCGGGTGATCCCCCGAATGCGCTCCTTGCACTCCCGGATGATCTTCTGGAGTACCTTCTCTGTATCATACGAAACACCCCCGTCGTTCCCCCTGCCTGCTCCACAGAAGAGTGGGATGCCCTGCTGACACTCCTGCGTCCTCACGGAATCTTTCCCCTTCTGGCATTTCATCTGAAAGAATGGGATGAGGAATGCCTTCCGCCCAAAGAAATCATGGCATTTTTCTCGCGGATATTCATGGAAGGGTGTGCACGGAACCTTCGTCTGGGAAGACAGGTGCGGACCGTTACCACCGCACTGGAAGATGCCGGCATACCTGCCATTCTTCTCAAAGGCCATGCACTGGCACGCACGGTCTATCCCGACCCGGCACTGCGGCATTCTTCAGACATTGATATTCTCGTAAAACCGGATGATATCATCCGGTGTGAACCGATCTTTGAGAAACTTGGCTATTCCTGTCCGAATAAAACGTTCCACACATCCCGCTACTCTGCCCACCATCAGAATTATTATCTGCCGGGGAAGGGCATTCCCGTCGAATTGCACTGGGTTACCGATTCCGGCTATGGAATGTTCTCCCCGGACTGGCTTGACAATGCCTTTGATCGCAAAATACCCATCCATGCGGATGATCTCTCCTGTTATACGCTGGACCCTGCCAGTCATCTCACGTTTCTTGCCTATCATCATGTATTCCAGCACCAGTCTCTTCGCCTTGACTGGGTGTATGATATTGCCTCACTCATGAATTCTCTCCGTGTGCCGGAAGACTGGGAAACGCTCCGCTCCACATGTGTACAAAATCATATCCGGATTCCTCTTGAGATTGCACTGACTGCCGGTTCTCTCTGGGCAGGAGCTGCCATTCCGGAAGCATTTGCGGATTTTTCCGGTTGGGGGGCTGCATCTGACCGGGAGGAGCGATTGTGGAGGTATGCAAAAAACCGTGGAAGTTGTATCCACTCCGGAATGTATCTTACCCTGCAGGGCATGCCTTCCCATTATGAGCGAGTACGCTACTGTTACCGGTTCATTCTTCCCCATCGGGAATCGATGAATCACTACAAACAATCAGAATCCCCGCTTGATATCCCGTTTTCGCATATCCGGAGATGGATGAGTATCAGGAATTATAAACTTTAA